The nucleotide window TGAGATGTCTGCTTTGCTGAGAGGAAAGATAACTACAATTGAATTAACTTGCTGCAGACTGTCTTCTAAATGTACTGTAGtttcaactaaaaaaaaaatggtttataATGCTTGATAAATCTCATGAACGCAAGAAAGTATTTTAAGCTATCCTTTAATTCGGTCATCACTTCTCTTCAGTTTCATTGCAAAGGTCTATACTACCTTTAAGTACCCAGCAATGAACTGCTGCATTGTTACCAGAAGTATCAGATGgacttttacattttaaaaccaaGACTCTTGTCGAGAATCCTAGCTTTATTGGACATTTTCCATCTTTCTAAATGGATTTTCATTCTCACAACACcacagttttaaaaagaaactgttttGAACATATACCACATCATATTTGATAGCCTTCTTTTCTTCAGGATAAAGGACTTAGccaaaaggagaaaatttggggataaATCTTTCCTCACCTTCTCCCCCACAAAGAGGAAACCATAcctcaaataataaaaaagaatctTCAGATATATAAATATTGCCATGTCTTTTGAAAAACATAATTGAGAATTTAAGATGCAGATGACTTTTTTTAATTGCCCTCACGTTCAGTATAtattaacacaaaaaaaaataaaaagcaatttttactTAAAGGACAGCctgaaattaaattagaaaaattctTAGGGGATACACAGAATGAGTATTCTTTATTCACCAAGCAATATTCCACTTCCACACTAAGCTCCGCATGATAGTTGCAAAGTCTCACCTGAGACCTTTTCAGGGATGCAAGCAGTCTATTACACCTTTAAAAAGTAGTGAGAAAGGGCTCTCAAGGACGTAAGCTGGCATAGCCCATGAACTTCAACTGTGGAATCCCGGACTTAGATGTATTTCTAGAAATTTCTGCAGAAACTGTTCATACGCCTCTTTGGCAACATGGAGCAGTGGGCTGGCAAAAGCAACACTGCTCTCATGTGTCCTTGAAAAATACAGGTACAGTGAAGGCCACACATCCTTGTACAATGTGGGGAAAACAATCTATTCATGTTGTCTGCTTAAATTGCCTCACTCCCTCAAGTGAGAAGACAATTTCACACATATTCTATCACTGTAAATGCGTGAAATTTTCCAGTAAGTGTGTTCAGTTCACTTATCTTCATTTCTGAGCTTAGAGACTCTATATAAAGATACTCATAGCAGCTGGATGTTGACTGAAGTGttaaaaacacatttaacaTTTGAAACCAGGTAAGCAAAAGTCATGCTAATAGTAAATCAGCCTCTCTCAGCTTGATAATTTGTAAATAATTGAATGTTAGCAAGAGGTCCTGTAACAAATGTTCTCAATTAATGCATTTGGTATTATCTGAAAAAGCTTATTAGAGAAGTGACCAGTTATCTAGCAATGATCAATCtatgacaaagaaaaaaagagacaattGAAGAGATATAAAATTTCTGATAACTGACTATAGAGCATCTTGAGAGATATAAATGGTATTCTATACCTTATTTTCTAAgctatatgaaaaaaaaaataaccaagtCCTAAGTAATGCACTGCACAATGAcataatttttctctgcatGCAATTTGAATAAGATATGCTCAGCAAAAAATTGGCAGCTAGAACAAAAGACAGCGATCTTTACATACCAAAATTGGGCACTGGCAACTCTGTTATTTGTGGATAAACTACCTTATATGAAAAACCCCTAGTATTACATAATTTCTTTCACAGAAAGGTGTTTCAAAAAAGGGACATGTCTGAGAGACAGCATTCAATATTGTTTCTGGACCCCTAAATGGGTTGGTATTCAAAGATGTATGGTTTCAAACCAGTACTAGGGCTTTAGATAACACTGATAAGTATCTTCAAATCAAATAAAACTGCCTGTTTGTTGAGGCCAATACAAACCACAAGGAATTCCATGAGGCTACACTGCTAGCTGACTTATGGTCATTTCAACCAGCAGACCTTGAATTTCTAATAGCCAtctgtaaaaaatatttacaccGACAAAACAACTCAATACATTCAAATAAGAAAGAGACCCATGGAAAAATCAGGACAGTTGACCCTACTTAGTTGCACAGCAAGTGCATCATAGAGCTTCCACGTTGCTTACAGCAGTGGTGAAGTTTTCCCTCTGAGTGGGTTCGTTTAACTGAAGATTCTGCCAAGAGTCTATGAACAATAATGCCAGTTTTTGGCTTGCCCCCAAACAATGCAGAGTTAGTGAGATGGCAGGCAGCCATCTGCTGCGCTCACTGTGGAAGTAATAAATGCCAAGATAAGCTCTGAGGCATTCATAATACAGATGGACATAAGCCATTCCAGATCAATAGAAGTATTCATCCTATTACTTAAGCCACACACTACTCAAGTTCAATTGCTAAAATCTGCATCTTTCTCAGGCTTTTAACCAAACTATAAAAGTGTGTTCTTCTACCATTACACAGACAAACCAATGACAAAGGAGGCCTCCCAGAGCTTACAACTAAAGAACAATTTGTAGCAGGGTTATACAAGCTTGAGTTTGATACAGCCTCTTACTGGAAGAGTCTGGGCTTGAATCCCTTCTACCACCATGCTGATGTGAgtattccttttttcctctacttCAGTTGCAAAGAATAAAGATATTTAATATGTGTAGACTTCAGTTACTAATTGCAAATGTTGAATTTAATATTcactttaaaatactttcataTTAACACTTTAAATCCACGGTCTCAAATCTTTGTAGTAACAGTCATGACAGAACATAGTTACTAGCTACCCCACAAATCTCAGACCTCCCAGATGCATTATTTATGGAGAGGTTTTCAATCCTTCTACCTCTACTTAAATCCATGATTGTTTTCGTAATTACTCTAAGTATCAGAGAGACAACAAGTGGAGTACTCTGTGAAGTCCCCTGAAAAGCACTGATCTGTATTTTGGAGGCAACATTCGTATGGCTACAGACAAAGTTTGTAATTTAGATTTTTATAGAAACAAAAGTATGTACTACGTTCTGGATGCTTGGAGCTCCAGtttacaactgaaaaaaaatgtacaacATGCCTCTTTAATTTGCTTGGGACAAATAAACTGGTTAGAGAAACGTGTTCCAAATCAGGTACTGCTGAAGGATTTGGGGACTGTCTTCTTCCCCTCAACAGCATATAACCTTTCAgtagcagcagctctgtgtttgttgtttgttaAATTGTGATAGATCTGCTTAGCTGTTCCTTATCTCCATGAAGAAAAGGTGGCAAACACCTGgattaaattgtttttcttcctgaaacAAATGAAAGATGACCTTCTTATACTAAACAACAATGAAGGTTAATGGCTTTGCCTTCTGTtggaactgaaataaaaaagggaagattTACAGGATGCAAGAAAATTGATTGTATATCAATATAATTGTTGactggaaattaatttaatctaCGGTGCAAGAGccttctttcttaaaaataagcCTCAGTAGGGAACACATTTTGCTCAGTTCACTGGTTGTTTAATATTCATCTTTTTTATTAATGTTGAAAGGAGCACAAGCTGTGCATCACAGAATGCTATTAAACTGTCTATTTTAAAAGCTGACACCGCTCATCTCACAATACAAAATAATGTATAATGTGGAGAGAGAAATCAAAGGACAGGATGTGCTGGTCAGGGAGATGTTAATAGGGCTGTGATAAATCATTCATATATAAGGTTATTATCATGCTGTGGCCAAATAACTAATGCAATCCCTCTCTAACTACCAGATTTTGAATCAGAACTAAAGAAACTCATTGTTTTACAATCTGGCCTAATGATAGCTAGTGTAGCGCTGTTTAATTCTGTTCCTTGAAGTACAGAACATGGTAAGAGCAACAAAAGCATTCCAACACTTGAAAGAAGGGGctagcttttcttttctttttaaataaagaaaataaatggggTTCATAGAAGACCTtcataatgaaacaaaaaagtcTTGCTATTTATGAGTACTAACAAGGAAATGCCAATTTggataataaataaatttaataaagtCTTAAATAATGTGACATTTGTACATTTAATAAAGGGTATTTAGCCAGCAGAAAAACTGTGTTACAAGCAGTCACACTTCAGAGTGAGAATATTTCTGAAGTTTCATGTGAAGTTCCATACAATTATCAAAATGTTTCCATCTAGGCTTTTATGTAGAGATCACTTCTCATTTTGTCTTGTATtcgttttttctttttccaggtgGTGTTCACAGCTAATGATGCTGGTAATCGGCATTACAAGATTGCTGTTGTCCTCAGTCCCTTCTCTTACTCAACCACAGCAGTAGTTAGTGAGCCAGTGGAATAGAAGCTGACATTAGGCATGAAAATTCAGTTGtgtaaattaaaatttccaTAAATGATAAGAACCTAGCAGCTGAATGTATCAAGAGCTTTATATTTCATAGCAAATCATTAACAGTTGGTTTTTTATTCACTTTGTTAAGTTTAGgaagaaaatgtattggctTTGTTTTCAAATACTCTTTTGAATAAAAGTATTCTGCATTTCTGTATTGTCAGTATTGCCCTTCTGAGTAAAAGTTTAGGATTCAAAAAAACACATTAACCTCAggaaaaaatgtattgaaaTTCCATTATGGGGGCTCTGAGAATAAGCCAATCTTCCATGAAGTTGATAAAGTAAATTTCTTCTTGCAAAGGACTTGAATAAAACATCTAAGAAAGGTGTCTAACAAAAAGCAGGCAGATAGAAAATGCAATCCACCACTACCATCcaatatgtttttttaatgaagccCACAACAGATGAAGTCACATGGGATTATTTACCCAGGGCCCCACAGAATCATGTATTTGCAGAAAATTTTGCAAATATTGTCCCAAATTAAAGTACTCCCCAGAATTACTTGCATACCTCAAACCATCAGACATTTTCATAATAGctgtaaaatgcaaataaaaataaggatACCTGATGAATCCTGAGAAAATCAGTTTCCTATTTAATGCCAGCAGAAATATGGATGAATCTTTCTATTCCCATTCTAGTAATTCCTATATAGGGAAGAACCACTAGAGGATTCAACAGAATAGTAACCCTGTCTTGGAAAAGTATGCAAAAAGTCTGAGCCACTTAGcctaacaaaaccaaaagctgAAGGCCtgtaaatacaaaaaaagagaaaacaccCTGCTACCCTAAGGCTTGATCCCATCACAGCCTAACCTGATGAATTTGAACAAGTGTGTCCTTTCTTTTTGCTGTCACTTTGGGGTACTGAGCACTagaaaaatgaggattttgtCTAGAAACAAACCACAAAGATAATATCTTTTCCACAGAATCTCAGAATAAACAAACCAACACAATCTTTAGAACATTATATTTCATAAAAGACAATGATAAAAAAGTACAAACATTTTcatgaacaacaaaaaaacccaaaactatgATAGTACACAGGAAATTCCCAGCATTTGTTTCAGTGCATTTTTTCATTAAGCCTATCTTACATACctctacaaataaaataatcttaagTACACTTCTGCTTGCAGATATGCAATggatctttttaatttttttaaacagttggCTCATTAGTAACCCACTACAACAATTAGTAAACATAACAATAGAAAAATAGAATGGCAAGAtccaagaaaaagaatattttgcaATTACTTTTCAATGCACTGTCTTTTTGCAAAATTGACTTTATATTTCATACTCTTCTAATTAAATTTGAAATATAGAAAATGGGCTTGAGAGTATCTTAAAATATTAATCAGATTCTACTCTTGAAATTTCTGTAATGTTCTTACTTGCTAATTTGCAAGACCTTCAGAATCTTGTAAGATactctcttcttcttctccctccaTGTTCACTCCTTGAAGATATCCCTTGTTTGCCTTGTCAGCAATACAAAAGCCAATGTGATTGGCTTCTCTCTACATGTTTCAAGAATCATGAAATTATCAAAAGGAATGTGCACAACTCTTAGTTCTGCATcgtatttattttgtttgaaggCACTGTCTATGTTAAAATTCACTACAGAAGAGTGCTGAGTTCAAACAGGTAGTATGCAAATACTATTTTGATGTAATTTAAGATGGCAACTTCTAAAACTTCCCAACAAAGTGATAAAAGGTATTTAGAGAAGAGTGTTGGTCAACAATTCATAATTCAGCATCCATCATATTGGGGCACCAAAATGCAAACTTTTTAAGAACTCAGCTATATGTCACAATCCATTCACATACTGGTGTAATTCACATTTTTCTAGGACCATACATGATCAATCACTTAAAGCTGTAAAGTTATATTAGTTCAGCCACAGCATATGTGTAATATAGTATGTATATATGTaagtatatatacatatatacgcattagattttttttaattgcacatAAATTTCACAGAATGCCTAAGAAATGGGAACAAAAGCATGCTTCAGAAAATAGTACAGACCTTTGGTACTAAAGAATGTTTCATAATCACAGGTGTGAAATTGTAGGTAAACCTGTACTGAAAACCAGAAATCACTTCAAAATTACAtgaaggatttaaaaaattattcaacTCCTCTTAAAGAACTGTATTAGTCTTCTGTGAAATAagactaattttattttgaagatatAATTGTTCATACAGTGTATTATCTCGCCTGTCTCCATATGCTTCAGAACGTTCTATACACCCAGTTATAGAAAAATCTATCAGGAGGAGAGTAAACCACTTAAGCATGCTTTTGAAGGATGTTTTCTTCACTTTATGcttttagttattttaattgtattaCATCATTCTTATAGTATATTAGATTAACTGGTATATATTAAGGTAATTCCAGTATGGTATAAAATATCTCTTACAATTGTTCTCAACTactaaattaaataataatatttctaCAAAATATTTGGGATGCCTGTAACTAAGCTCATAACATTACTGAAGGATGGATAAGGGCAAAATTTGCTGCTGGGAtgccaaagaaataaaaagtgtttATGGCAAACAAACTTAAA belongs to Taeniopygia guttata chromosome 2, bTaeGut7.mat, whole genome shotgun sequence and includes:
- the LOC100226992 gene encoding transthyretin — encoded protein: MAFHSVFLVFLVSLVLCSEASPLDPLDAKHPLFVKVVDSVRGSPAPNVAVKLYKEAADGSWELLNSKQTNDKGGLPELTTKEQFVAGLYKLEFDTASYWKSLGLNPFYHHADVVFTANDAGNRHYKIAVVLSPFSYSTTAVVSEPVE